A segment of the Fusobacterium ulcerans genome:
AAAAGAAGTGGTACAAGCATCAATCAGTAAATATACTATTGAAGAGTTTGTTTCAAAAAGACAGGAGTTAAGTAAAATAATATATGAAGATCTGAAAGATGATTTTAATGCTTATGGATTATCTGTATCAAATGTTTCTATAACAAATCATGATTTTTCAGTAGAATATGAAAAAGCTATTGAGGCTAAAAAAGTTGCTGAACAGGAAGTAGAAAGAACTAGATTTGAGCAGGAAAAATTCAGAGTAGAGGCAGAGAATCAAGTATTATTGGCTGAGTATAAGTTAAAAGAAAAAGAACTTCAAGCAAAAGCCAATCAGGTGGAAGCTGAATCATTGTCACCAATGCTGCTAAAAAAACTGACTATAGAAAAATGGAATGGAAAACTTCCACAGGTAAGTGGTGGGGATAATGCTCCAATAATAAGATTAAATGATTAATATGAAGAGTAAGGAAAACAGATAAATAATATTTTGAGATGACATACTTTAATAAAATTTAGATTTTATAAAAAATCAGAATAATAAAATTAAAGATAAAAACATAACATTGAAAATGAAAGAAAGTAGTAAAATCAGAAACTATTTCTATAATTTTTATTAAAAAAACAAATATTATGATATAATAAATTGTATATTAATACAAAAGAAATGGTAAAATATATTATTTTAAAAGAATAAAGTATATTTTTTCCAATTAAAATAGGGGGAAAGGGAAAATATGCCGAAATTGATTCTGGGTATAGTGGTAATGTTATGTAGTTATGTTGGATATAAAAGTAAGAAAATACATATACAATTAATTTCTCTTTTTCTTATTATTCTGGCAATACTTTATAGAATCTACAGGTAGAAAGCACTGATTTATCCTTTCACTAAAAATAAGACTGCAAATAATTAAAGACATCTTTGGGGAGGAAGCTTATGAAATGTGAAAAGTGTAATAATCTGGTTAAAAGGACTTTAGCAGATAATTGCGTCAGCAGGTTTAAATTCTATAAGACGGTTGCATATTATTGTGATCACTGTGATAAAATATATATTCTGGAAAAATATAAAGATGCCATAGCCGGGAATAAGTATGATGGGGAATTAGAGTGGCTGAGAGATCAGAATCCATATTTGAATAAATGATATAGATAAAATAAAAATAAAGGAACAGGAAAATATTTCCCTGTTCCTTTTATTCTGTCAAAGCTTCTTTGATGGAATCAAGAAGTTCTAAAAGTCTTTTTTCCTCAGAATCTGCTATTTCTTTTTGAGAAGTATGTATATAGAAAGCACCCATTTCACTATTAGATATATAGGAAGCGTGAGATTTCAAATATCCTTCCATCTCTTCAAATGACATAGTAGTAAGAGTTTTAGCAGTAATTTCTTCTCTCCCTTCTAAAATTATTCTGTTATTAGTCAATAAATATGCTTTTTCAACAGTAGCTAAGCATTTGCTGTGTTTATAGGCAATAAACCCTCCAAACATATTTTCTATTTCAGTGAAAAATTTAAAATTCCCTACCCACATTTTTTTAACTACACCAGAAATTTCTTTTGATGAATCCTTCATAAATACCTCCTGTTTGATATTCTTCAGCTGCATTATTTATTATACACTTATTTTGTAAAGAAATCAAAAAAGGATAAAAATTTAATTGAAGGTAGGTATAGATTCAGTGGTGTAAAAGAATAATATAAATTTTAAAAGTTATCTTTAAAAAACAAAAACCAGGAGAAGATTTTCTGCCTGGCTTCATAAATTATACAGCATCATATTCATTAGTAAAAGTTTTAAGTTTTTTCTTTATTCTCTGAATAGCATTATCTACTGATTTAGGGTCTCTTCCTGTTTTATCAGCAATTTCCATGTATGTCATTTCAATAAGCATATAATCAAAAATTTCATTCTCCATTTTACTTAAATTTGTTTTTAAATATTTTTTTAGAGCTCTAAATTTTTCCTTGCTTAAATAAATTTCTTCAGGATTGCAAAAATTAAATGATTTGCTTGAATATGCAGGTGCTGCATTATAATCATAGGAATTTTCATTATTATTTACAGCCATATTTAAAATTTTATATTTTCCACTATTAGAACTTTTTATTGCAGTGATCAACTGTCTTTTTATACATAGAATAGCAAAAGTTTTAAAAGAAGCCTGTCTGTTTGCTTCGTAGCCATTTATAGCTTTTAAAAGACCAATCATTGCCTCTTGAAGTACATCATCTTTATCTCCTCCATAAAAGAAATATTTTTTAGTTTTTAGAAGCATTATCCCTTGAAATGATTTGAAAATTTCCTGAATAGCTTCCTCACTACCTGCTTTTGCCTTTTCAATCAAATGTAAACTTACCATAAAGACCACCTCCATAAATTTAAAGGTAAATCTCCCCCAGTTATATAATATAAAAACAATATTAAAAAGGATTCTCTTAGTATATTATATTACATAAAAGCAAAAAAAGCAAATTATTGGACAAAATAAAAATTTTTAATGTATACAATTTTGAACAAAATTAAATGAAAAAATATATTTTAGAATTTGATATTATTCTTTAAAAAACAAAATTTCATCATTTCTAGCGATTAAAAATATATCCAGAAATAATAAAAAGGACAGTAGATATAATTCCATTGAGTATAGCATAAGGGACCTGAGTTTTAATATGGTCTATATGATCAGCACCAGCAGCCATAGAGGAAAGTACAGATATATCAGATACAGGTGAACAGCTTCCTCCCATGAGAGCTCCTGATACAACAGAAGATACAGTGAGTACCATATGACTTCCTGTGACAGATGACATTTGAAGTCCAACAGGCATCATAAGAGCAAAAGTTCCCCATGAAGTACCAGTAGCGAAAGATATAACAGCTGAAAGAATGAAGATAACAGTAGGCTCAAATATTCTGTGGATTCTTCCATTGATAAGAGCAGCAAAATATTTACCAATGTTAAGCTGTGAAGCTATCTCTCCAATAGTGAAGCTCATAGCTAGAAGTATGATGACAGGAGCCATATTTTCAGCTCCTTTGTAAAAATAAGCCATAAATTCCTTACCACTCATTATTTTTTTTACAACTATGTAATAGAATGCAGTACAGATAAGGGCAGCAGAAACAGCCCAATACACTGAAATAGAACCTGAACCATGAATCATATTTCCATTTCCAGTTACATAAAGTCCAACAGGCATCATTAAAATAACAACCAAAAGAGGTAATACCATATTCATAAAATCAGGCTTCATGCTTTTTCTCATTAAATTTTGGCTTCCACTGGTATCAATGAGGGGAGTTCCTTCATCCCTTACAAGTTTTCCTGTAGTTTTAGCTCTGTCAGAAGCTTTTTTCATAGGTCCCCAGTGTTTTCCTATAAAAATATAAAAAAGAAGCGTCAGCAAAGTTACCCATGGATAGAAATTAAAGGGAATACTTTTTATTAATATTTCAGAAGGATTTCCACTGATAGTACCAGCAGCTATCTGCACTCCAATTATACCAATGAGAGTCGCCCCCCATCCATTGAAAGGAAAGAGTCCGCAGATTGATGTACATACAGATGCACTTTCATAAGAAAGTTCTTCACTGGAAATTTTATATTTATCAGAAAAGGCCTTGGCAATAGTACCAGAAACCAGAATATTAATAGATGATTCAAAAAATAAAACTAATCCTATCAGATACGATAGGAAAAGAGCATGTTTTTTATTTTTAACGACTGAAGTTTTTTCAGTAAGGGAGTGAACTACTCCGTTTACACCTCCAGAAGCTTGTAAAAGTATAACAAGTGCTCCAGCGAGGAGGGAAAAAGCAATTACTTCAGCATTTCCTCTTACCTGTGTCATAATATCAGTCATACTTTTAACAAAAGCAGCAAAGATATTTCCATTGGTTAAGATTATATTTCCTAGTATAATTCCTGCAAAAAGTGAAACTAAAGTCTCTCTAGTAATTATTGTAAGAACTGCTGCAACTATTACTGGCAGTACATTTAAAAAACCATGCTCCATAATCTTTCCCCCTAAAAGAACATTATTAATTCAATAATACACGTTTTCTTTTAAATATACAAGTAAATCATTTATATTATAAAAAATAATATATTGTATACGAAACAAGAAGGATATACTGAATGTATAGAATGGATAAAAATATGAAATAAGTTATAAAAAAAGGAGACTGCAAGCAGAAATATAATTCAGCTTTTAGTCATCCTTATGTTAAATATTTATTTAATAATTTTTTCTACCTTACCATTTTTGAATATAGCTTCGTTAGTAATTTTACCATCTCTTGAATATTTTCTAAATAGCCCGTCAAACTGGTTGTCTACAAAAGTATATTCTCCTTCCAGTTGCCCGTTGTCATAATAAATCTTTGAAACACCATTGATTTTATCTTCAACAAAATTAACAATATTTTTTACCTGTCCATTTTCATAATAAATTTTTGATTCTCCATGAGCTTTACCATTTTTATAATTATATTCACTTTCTAGTTTGCCGCTTTCATAGTATGCTTTTACCAATCCATTGTATTCACCATCAAGATAATTATTTTCTTCTTTTAGATTACCGTTTTCATAATATACTTTTCCTTCTCCCTGAAGTACATCATCAATGTAATTTTCTAAGTATTGCAACTGTCCGTTAGGATAGTAGTATTCAATAGGACCATTTCTTTTATCTTCTTTAAAATTTACAAGACTTCTTAATTGACCATCTAAATAATAAATTTTTGAAACACCATCAATTTTATCATTAACATAAGAAGATTCATTTTCCAGCTGTCCATTTTCAAAATATATTTTAGCTTCTCCATTTAATTGACCATCTTTAAATGTTCCTTCGAAAGCTACCTGCCCATTAGGGAAATATTCTTTTACAATACCTTCATATTTTCCATCTTTAAAATTTTCTTCAGATCTTATTTTACCATCTTCATATTTATCAGTTAGTTTTCCAGTAAAAGGTTTTTTCTCATTAATAATATAAACTATTCCATCTCTCATATCTTTTTTAGAAGCATCAACATCTCTTTTTCCAATATTACAGCTGATCATTAAGATAAAAAGAGAAAAAATTATTATAATTTTCTTCATAAATAAGTCTCCTTTGTTTTCTTACTATTATATCATACAAAAATAGTTTAGAGGGAGATTTTAAAAGATATGGAAATTATTTTCTTGAATTATAGACGGCAATTTGTTCATTAAAAATTAAAAAAAATTATATAATTTGATTTTATGGTATAAATAGTATATTATAGAAGGGAAGAATATTCATAAAGCATAAAAAGGAGGAGATTTTGTGGAAAATTTTAAGATAGTACTTTTGTTAAAATTGATAAGTGGAGCAGAATACAATACAGAGGCCTCAAAATTATTGCTGAATAAATATGAAATTAATGAAGAAAATTATTTGAAAATAGCACTAAAAGAAGACTACATAAAAATATATGACATACAGCAAGGAACAGTGAAAGAACTTAAAGAAATATTGAAAAATGCAGGTCTGGTACAAACTGGCAATAAAGAAATGCTTATCCAAAGAGTTACTGAAAATATAGGTGAAGATGAACTTAAAAAGTATTTTGGAAATGATAAGTATAAACTAACTCCATTGGGAAGAAAATTTCTAAAGGATAATATCGAAGAGTTAGAAGAGGTATTAGCTGGGAATGGAGAAAAGGGAAATAAAGAAGCTGTTGAAGAAATTCTAGTTGAAGAAAAAATTGAAGAAACTCCAATAGAAGCTGTAGAAAAGGTTGAAGTTGAAGAGGAAATAATAGAAGAAGTTCCAACAGAGATTATAAAAGAGACAGAGATAAAAGAGGAAACAGTAAAAGGAACAGAAGAAATCAAAGTAGAAGTTAAAGAAGAGATAAAAGAAGAAGTTAAAGAAAAAGCAATAAAAGAAGAAAAGATAGTTGAACATAAAGATAAATTTGCTAATAATTATATAATAGCAGGGATTATAATTATTGTAGCAGTAGTATGTATAAATATGTTTCTATAATAATTAAAAATGGAAAAATGATATTTAAAGTGAAAAGCCTCTTAGATTAATTCTAAGAGTTTTTTTGTTTTAATGTATAAAGCTAATTTATAGTAACAGCTATTTTGAAACGTAAAGAAAATGTAAATGATTTTTTGCTTTTTATGAGAAATTTTCTCAAAATATTGTAATTTTATATAGCATATGTTATTATATATTATATAATGATGAGAAAAAGGAGGAAGATATGTTGATTCAATTTAGTTTTAAAAATTTCAAATCTTTTAGAGATGAAGTAACTCTTGATATGACAGCTTCTTCAATTAAGGAATATTCTGATAAAATAATTGAAGATAATGGAAATAAATATTTAAAAATTACAGCTATTTATGGAGCAAATGCAAGTGGAAAATCAAATGTAATAGAAGCTTTTTCTCATATGAAAAATATTATAATGAATTCATTTAATTCAGAAGCTAAATGGCAAAATATTCCTTTAAAAAGATTTGCTTTTAATGAAAAAAGTAAAAATTCTGAAAGTATGTTTGAAGTATTTTTTAAAAACAATAATGAGGTTTATCAATATGGTTTTGAATTAGATAGTTCTAAGATAAGAGAAGAATGGCTATATAAGAAAAAAAGTAATAAATCTGAAAAATTTGAATTATTATTTGCTAGAGAAAATGATAAATTTGAATTGTCTAATGGATTAAAAATCTATTCTGAAATGTTGAATGGCATTTCAGAAAAAACATTAATTTTATCGTTTTTAGCTAATATAAAAATAGAAGATATAAAAAATGTTTATGATTGGTTTAAAGAAACTAAAGTTTTAAATTTAGGTGATCCCTTTATTGATACAATAAGGTCTTCTTTTCTACCAGCCGAATTACTAAAAAATAATTTAGAAGAAAGAGATAATTTTAATAAATTTTTAGCTGATATAGATGTTGGAATAAAAGATATAAAAATAGAAGAAGAGGTAACAGAAGAAAAGAAAAGATATAAAGCTTTTTCTATGCATTTAAATAATGATACTCAAAAGGAGGAATATCTTCCTTTGAAAGAGGAATCAGATGGAACATTAAAAATGATTTCTCTCTATTCAGATTTAAAAAAATGTTTAAACAATGGAGGAACTATTTTTATAGATGAACTTGATGCTAAATTGCATCCTCTTTTAAGTAAATATATAGTTCAAATATTTCATAATAAAAATACAAATCCTAAAGACGCTCAATTAATTTACACTACACATGATGTTATAAATTTGAAAAAAGAAAATTTTAGAAGAGATGAAATATGGTTTGTAGAAAAGAACAAGGAAAATGTTTCAGAGCTTTATTCATTGGTAGAGTATAAAGTTGAAAATACAAAGGTTAGAAATGATGCCAGCTACGATAAAGATTATTTGTTAGGAAAATATGGAGCACTGCCGATTTTAAAAGAGTTTGAAGTTGGTGAAAAATAATGGGATTTGACAACTTGCATAAAAAAAGACAAGGAAATTTAAAAAAGAGAAAAGAAAATATTAAAGAAGTAGAGCCACTTAGATTTTTGATTGTTTGTGAAGGGAAAAAGACAGAACCTAATTATTTTGAGCCACTAAAAAATCAAATTAATGCAAAATATAGACCCGATCTTATAAATTTAAAAGTAGAATGCATAGATATTGTAGGTGCAGGGAAAAATACTGAATCTTTAATAGATTATACAATAAAATTAAGAGATAATGCTAACATTAACTATGGAAATGTATGGTGTGTTTTTGACAAAGATTCTTTTACTTCTAATCAATTTAATAATGCTATCAGTAAAGCTGGTAATGAAAATATAAAAACAGCATGGTCTAATGAAGCGATAGAGTTATGGTTTTTATTACATTTTGAATATCTAAATACTGGAATAGGAAGAGAACAATATATAGAAAAACTTAATGGGCATTTTAAAAAATATAAGATAAATAAAGGAAAATATGAAAAAAGTCTAAATGATATTTACCAAATTCTGGAAAAATATGGAAATTATGATAATGCTGTAAAATATGCTAAAAAATTAGAAAAAATAAATTTAAAAGAAACACCTGCTAAAAGTAAACCAATGACTAAAGTTTATGAATTAGTAGAGGAGTTAAAGGTATTGCTAGAAAAATAATTAAAATAAATTAAAAATATAAAAGCCTTTTGGATAATTCTAAAGGGCTTTTTACTATATGACAAAAGATAGAAAGTATTCTATATAGAATATAAGCATAG
Coding sequences within it:
- a CDS encoding prohibitin family protein, whose product is MKKQVMLGSIGVILILVFFMAFTSFYTVKTGEVAIISSWGKITRIDREGLNFKIPVVQTKEMLVTRDKIYSFDNMSVSTKDMQSIVLDLTVQSAVSDPEKLYRSFRGMHEMSFIIPRTKEVVQASISKYTIEEFVSKRQELSKIIYEDLKDDFNAYGLSVSNVSITNHDFSVEYEKAIEAKKVAEQEVERTRFEQEKFRVEAENQVLLAEYKLKEKELQAKANQVEAESLSPMLLKKLTIEKWNGKLPQVSGGDNAPIIRLND
- a CDS encoding sigma-70 family RNA polymerase sigma factor, with the translated sequence MVSLHLIEKAKAGSEEAIQEIFKSFQGIMLLKTKKYFFYGGDKDDVLQEAMIGLLKAINGYEANRQASFKTFAILCIKRQLITAIKSSNSGKYKILNMAVNNNENSYDYNAAPAYSSKSFNFCNPEEIYLSKEKFRALKKYLKTNLSKMENEIFDYMLIEMTYMEIADKTGRDPKSVDNAIQRIKKKLKTFTNEYDAV
- a CDS encoding AAA family ATPase, whose protein sequence is MLIQFSFKNFKSFRDEVTLDMTASSIKEYSDKIIEDNGNKYLKITAIYGANASGKSNVIEAFSHMKNIIMNSFNSEAKWQNIPLKRFAFNEKSKNSESMFEVFFKNNNEVYQYGFELDSSKIREEWLYKKKSNKSEKFELLFARENDKFELSNGLKIYSEMLNGISEKTLILSFLANIKIEDIKNVYDWFKETKVLNLGDPFIDTIRSSFLPAELLKNNLEERDNFNKFLADIDVGIKDIKIEEEVTEEKKRYKAFSMHLNNDTQKEEYLPLKEESDGTLKMISLYSDLKKCLNNGGTIFIDELDAKLHPLLSKYIVQIFHNKNTNPKDAQLIYTTHDVINLKKENFRRDEIWFVEKNKENVSELYSLVEYKVENTKVRNDASYDKDYLLGKYGALPILKEFEVGEK
- a CDS encoding toxin-antitoxin system YwqK family antitoxin → MKKIIIIFSLFILMISCNIGKRDVDASKKDMRDGIVYIINEKKPFTGKLTDKYEDGKIRSEENFKDGKYEGIVKEYFPNGQVAFEGTFKDGQLNGEAKIYFENGQLENESSYVNDKIDGVSKIYYLDGQLRSLVNFKEDKRNGPIEYYYPNGQLQYLENYIDDVLQGEGKVYYENGNLKEENNYLDGEYNGLVKAYYESGKLESEYNYKNGKAHGESKIYYENGQVKNIVNFVEDKINGVSKIYYDNGQLEGEYTFVDNQFDGLFRKYSRDGKITNEAIFKNGKVEKIIK
- a CDS encoding RloB family protein, producing MGFDNLHKKRQGNLKKRKENIKEVEPLRFLIVCEGKKTEPNYFEPLKNQINAKYRPDLINLKVECIDIVGAGKNTESLIDYTIKLRDNANINYGNVWCVFDKDSFTSNQFNNAISKAGNENIKTAWSNEAIELWFLLHFEYLNTGIGREQYIEKLNGHFKKYKINKGKYEKSLNDIYQILEKYGNYDNAVKYAKKLEKINLKETPAKSKPMTKVYELVEELKVLLEK
- a CDS encoding Na+/H+ antiporter NhaC family protein; this encodes MEHGFLNVLPVIVAAVLTIITRETLVSLFAGIILGNIILTNGNIFAAFVKSMTDIMTQVRGNAEVIAFSLLAGALVILLQASGGVNGVVHSLTEKTSVVKNKKHALFLSYLIGLVLFFESSINILVSGTIAKAFSDKYKISSEELSYESASVCTSICGLFPFNGWGATLIGIIGVQIAAGTISGNPSEILIKSIPFNFYPWVTLLTLLFYIFIGKHWGPMKKASDRAKTTGKLVRDEGTPLIDTSGSQNLMRKSMKPDFMNMVLPLLVVILMMPVGLYVTGNGNMIHGSGSISVYWAVSAALICTAFYYIVVKKIMSGKEFMAYFYKGAENMAPVIILLAMSFTIGEIASQLNIGKYFAALINGRIHRIFEPTVIFILSAVISFATGTSWGTFALMMPVGLQMSSVTGSHMVLTVSSVVSGALMGGSCSPVSDISVLSSMAAGADHIDHIKTQVPYAILNGIISTVLFIISGYIFNR
- a CDS encoding SAP domain-containing protein; the encoded protein is MENFKIVLLLKLISGAEYNTEASKLLLNKYEINEENYLKIALKEDYIKIYDIQQGTVKELKEILKNAGLVQTGNKEMLIQRVTENIGEDELKKYFGNDKYKLTPLGRKFLKDNIEELEEVLAGNGEKGNKEAVEEILVEEKIEETPIEAVEKVEVEEEIIEEVPTEIIKETEIKEETVKGTEEIKVEVKEEIKEEVKEKAIKEEKIVEHKDKFANNYIIAGIIIIVAVVCINMFL